The Ciona intestinalis chromosome 9, KH, whole genome shotgun sequence genome contains the following window.
tgttaccgGTGCCGtgacacagtggttagcacgcctgcttTTTATCCAGAAGTTATGATTTTAAGGGTCATTGCTGCTAACTGCTACCTTTGTGAGTgtacgtgtccttgggcaagacacttatcagCAATTGCTCTAAAGCAGTAGTCACAGATGGGTTATCTAAAtagtcagtcatacataactaaagtaacaaataatcacccacaaattagATACgcagtaactcataagtgggcacggggtgtgtaaaacagaacacccatgttataacaaccctTGTTGCCCGACCACgcgaaaacaaattaaagtcaCATTCATGTTTCTTTACTTGTCATTTCCACTGACTGCAAAGTAGTGTGAATCAACCGGGTGAACAGAAACTCCTCTAAGAGATCTCATGCCAGTTccatatgttttaaatttgtcctCACTAATGTTAGAAAATAAGAAATTAATCGATTTTAAAACTGGAGTGGTACATCAAGAATACCTTTCTCTGGTGTCACATAACATTACATCCCCACCATACTTTGCAAGAATAAAAGATTGAGAAGTTTTTCcgataaaatcaaaatacatagGAGGGTATGTTTCATCATCGTGTATTGCCTGTAgatagaaaaatattgaagCTATAGATAAGTTCGGCGttgtggcacagttggttagcatgcatgcctctaacccagaggttatggattcaaggcttgttgatgctaccattgtgggtgtatgtgtccttgagcaagacacttaacggcatatgctccaacccagtgatcactaatcgGTGTTAAAAATTTCAGCTATatagaaaaaagtaaaaaaacaatccaccacaaagttacatacatgacaCGAAGCATATCAAATAACAGCAACGTTATATCAGAGGTTGTTGTTGCCCcagagaataaataagtttcattcaattatACATAAAGGGCATTATTCATTAAGATACCTTGCTGACTGTTTCACTTGTTAGATCAGTGCAACGAAACATTCCATCATAGCTACAACTATATAGTTTATGTGGAGCATCTGGTGCAAACCGAAGACATTTAACAGGGGAGGAGtgtggaaaaaatgaaaagatacTCGCTTTGTCATCTCCTTTATATGAAGTGTCCTGAAGGTGCAATAAAGTAGAATGAGTTTATTATAAGAAAAATCAATGGTAAGGAAAAGTAAAATGTGGTAAAAACGATTGAGTGGCCCATGTGTTGAATAAAATAGGGTATTGTGTAATTTCAAGGTTTACCAAATAAAGAGTGTTAAGAGTTAGGGTTAAGTTATTTAAGTGTTTTATGATAGAAATTGTATATACTAAACTGTCAGCTGTGAAATGATTTGAAAACGTAAAACTGACTTTTTaagttaactttatttttcttaaaattttatttattgtaggCACATTAGAGAGGGGTTGCAATGTGCCACACAACTTTGACCCTCCTATTAGAATATTAAGACTGACCAAAAAATCGGTGTTTTATGCAAttcgattttaaaataactaaaattcCGATAAAAGATTATAGTTTACTTACAAGATTCCAAATACCGACGTCTCCCTCTCTCCCTCCAGCTgccattatgatgtcactatgGCTTGGATAAATATCAATGGCGTATATTCGACTCTGCACAACTTTTTCAACAACACATTGACTCGAAGTATTGGACTCAAGCTTTTTTgtgaaactgttaaaaaagtaACACCATTGTAAAACTAACGAATCTGAAAGAGATTCAATTCTAAAGATCTGAAGTAAAATATCATAATATTATATCACCTGTCCACTGGAAGATTCTCATCTGGAAACTTAAGTTTTAGCTCAGATTTGAAGATTTCGATTAATTCCGTGTATTTTGAAGATTCCTTGTTGTTATTAGTCTCTTCAGGATCCGAATTCTTCTTGGTTGTTGTTTCCTTGACCACTGGGTCAATTTTATGTTCTTGATCTGTTACTCTCTATGGAATAAACAAtacgaaataataaattttcatataaccttgttttataaatgttttggggttaaattttagaaactaTAGACATTAATGCCTCTAAGTTAGAggctctaacccagaggttacaggAGCGAAGCTCgtcgctgttaccattgtgagtgtatgtgtcgctgggcaagacacttaacagcaactgttccaacccagtggtcactttttatctaaatttttatgccatacataaaaaaacaaaaaattaattaaaaaaaaattaaaaaatctttaaccccataaaaaaattactcacatacgtggtaacggGTAAGTGCCAAGTgggcatgagttgtatgaaacaaaacagcaatgttataaggactgtcctTGTCCTGCTACGAGGGTGAATAAATTACAAGCATCCATTTGTTCATAATACAGTTTAACATACAAGACTATTAAGTGTGCCTACCTGTGCTTTTGGTTCCGATACTTCAGTAGAAGCACTCCATCCTTCTTTATCCTTATCCTCAggttttatgttttgcaaACGTCTCGATTTTCGCACAGGGACTCCAGCTTCACCTAATCAACAATGCATTATAAAcatagtatttttaaattacaggcTTATATCAgaaataatatgtatattgtcAAGCAACTTTTTGGTAGATAAAAAAGAAccttagtttttaaaaacagactCAAAAATGCAACACAATAAACATGATATTTTAAGCTGCTTGTGAATGCAGGTTTTTTGCACATTGAGATTGAACCATTGCTAATAGGCTGTGTAAGAACATGTCAGGAAGTAGGAACTACCATTCTTATGAAGTGGCTTGAGcaactgtaaaaaaactagCAAAATTACGTTTTTCAGTTTTCCTCCTTGCCCCAGAGTTTGATTTAAGTGAAGATTGAAGGTCAAGAGCAGCTTGATGGAGGTTCAGATCTTGGATGATTTTCAACTTTTCTTGCTCTAGCTTTCTTCTCTGATTCTGAATCTTTTGATAAAAGTCCTGTCCAAAAAGATTAACATTTATTGAtagtgttaaaaattataaggggtacataaataacatatggttatttaaactattatgATTGAAGTCGCAGAAGTGGTTGCGGTAAGCTTAAATATTCTACTGTGACGTGTATGTCCCATTAAAATATACAGGTATCGATTATTTACCTCATCTTCGCTGTCAATGTCAGAAGAATCATCAGTTTGGGAAGAATCTAAGTCAATACAAtgttcaaaaatttaaaaacgtttaCAGAAATTGTCAGTTTGATTTACACTTAAACACCAGAATGCTTACCAACAATGTTTTCAGGAGTCTTGCGAATGTTTTCCTTTGCGTctgaacttttattttttcgtttagtCGTGGTCTGTGTCTACGTGTTTAAAAACGTATGGGATAAATCAGATAAGTAAGTAATATAATAAGAAAACAACACACACCTTTGGGGCTTTTGCAACTTTCGTTTGTTgctttttttggggggaaacGTTGACTTTGTTAGATTTTGCAAGCAGTCGTTTTGAGTGGCGTACTTCCGACATCCTTCCTATAAGTTAAGCTGCAACAACGGACTGCACAAAAAGTGTCAACACACGGATTTTTAAACGCGGGAAATTTTGTTACGCGGGGAAGCCCAAGATTCTGCTGATTCAGATTTTGGTCACATGACCTATATCACGTGACCTGATTCGACAATTCTTGTATTGATGAGATGTTTTTGTGAAGTGGTGTCAGGAAATTAAAGAAAAGAGGTATGTGTGTTACAACAAGTATCagaattgaaagaaaatagatAACGCTAGCAGGTTTCCTACGTTTTTCACAttaaagcatttaaaatactttttaccagcagtgtaagtttttattatcatAGAAAACGTAAACATGCAGTTCATTACATTGCTAGCTGTGTTTGCTGCTCTTTGTGTGTTCGCCAATGCGCAGGTTCTTCCACCATACACGGAGGATTGTCAGCATGGGATGTATGCCAACCATGCAAGGTGTGCAGGCATGCCGCCCACTTTTGAAGTCAATCTTGATCAGGACCCATCTGTCCGTTGGAACGGGGTGGTTCAGcacaaaaaaaaggaattgGTTGCTATGATTGGTCAAATAAAGCTGCTCGTTGGAGCTATTTCACCCAAAATTATCACTGCTGTTGATCAGTATCTTCCGGAGTTGATTCAAAAACTTCCGGAGCCGTATGGAGCAGAGATTCAAGGCATCGCGAAAGCTTCTGGACTTCCTGATGGggaaattttattgtttaatattttttatgaaattttcaCCGTCTGTACTTCGATTGTTGCGCAGGATGATGCCGGAAAGTTATACCATGCAAGAAACCTAGATTTTGGCTTGTTTATGGGCTGGGATGTGAAGAATCATACCTGGCTCATAACAGAGTACCTTAGGCCATTGGTGGTGAATGTCAACTTTACTCGTGGAGGAAAAACGGCGTACAAGTCCGTCAACTTTGCTGGTTATATTGGACTCCTAACTGGAATTAAGCCAAATGCTTTTACTATTACTCTGAATGAGAGGTTTAATATAGATGGAGGTTTCGTTGGAATGCTGGAGTGGATTATGGGCCAAAGAGATGGACACTGGACTAGTTTTCTTACCCGAACAGTCATGGACAAAGCCTCAAGCTATGACGAAGCAATGTCTATGCTGACAAAGGAAGTCATACTCGCTCCTGTGTATTATATCGTTGGAGGGGTGAAATCTGGAGAAGGGGCAGTCGTTACACGGGACCGTACCAAACTTGACAACGTTATGGCCATGAACACAACTGCTGGTGAATGGTATGTTCTGGAGACTAACTATGACAACTGGACCAACCCACCATTTTTTGATGACCGGCGCGCTGATGCTAAAAAATGTATGGATTACTCTGGTAAGAAAGGGGTTGGATTTCCCTCCATTTTCGACGTCCTTTCAACAAAGCCTGTGCTCAACCAGCTGACAACTTACACAGCTCTAATGCAAGTGAATGCAGGGACATTGGAGACTTATATTCGTGAATGTCCCCACCCATGTTACCCTTGGTAGATAGCCACCAGATTAAATTATATtgattttagattttattgtaattttagttgatttttcattttcgacataaacatttatacaatacattcatatatatttgtgatttgtgtattttaaaaatgaatagtttggtaaaaacaaacactttaatagaaaaaaagctTTAGTTAgactattatatatacatatattcctttaatggttttaaatgttgcatgacattgtattttattacaacgttttacaactttatttacattaaaaataaaaataaaataatatgctACCTTCTTCTTTCCAGTTCCACATAGTTCCATTTTCGatcagtgtttttaaaatagcgTGTTTACTTGATCCCCttcatttgtgtttaatttatttcgcATGAGcttatattacattatttaaaggaaaacaataagttttccattattgttttaaagtgaTTTGAGTAAAAGACTAATATGTatgtactttaaattttatgatcGGTATTctatccaaaaaaaaatatattctaaatattttaaccatgTTTTTTCAATAATGTTTGCCTTATTTTAATCGTTAAAAATTACAGATTCCATATTTGTATGTATATGATACTAGGGTAGACTTGTAAATACAATAGCAATGCCTGTTGGGCCCGCACCTGTTGTGACTGGCATATCACctaaagatgggacacccttcaCTAAAGTTACGATTCGTGGGGAAAATCTGGGAACAAGTCAAAGTGATGTGTTAGGTAATTTTACTCCTTAAACTTCAATGTACTAGTACTAGCAGTTCTTTTTAAAGgaagcattttaaaattggaatgattttattaacaattttaatgttgttaaaaCCTTATTTTATGGAAGTGTATAtgacaaaaaagttaaattttgttgATTTGATTTTCAGGTGTTGCCATATGTGGCAAAAACTGCTCAATGACTGTGGATTGGGTATCTCCTTCAAAAATATTCTGCAGAACGGCAGCAGGAATTGGTAAAGGAGACATCATAGTTATCACAAAGTCAGGAGGAACTGGTTCGTCCACTGTTACATTTACAGGACTTCCAGTAAAGAAAGTTGGTAAGTTAGAATTGTTGTTTTCCTGCAGTATTGCTACCTATTATACTGTTATCTGTTTTCATgtcttataaaaataaaaattaaaccattaaAATTACCCAAAATGTCCAAGGCCACAGAAAATGATGATTACTAAAGTAATTCTGAAATAACAATTATGGGATAAACtggtattttctttttaaattgtcagatgtatatgtattatatatatatatatatattaatattttttttattgcttacttttgatttaaatttcattGGTTACTtccgttttatattttaaatattttctttgcaTTCAGGTCCACTTGAAACATCGGCCGTGTGGGTTGATGAGACAGAATGGGTGGACCAGCGCCTCGACCGAGCTCAGAAGTCCTCTAATATTTCATTAAGAACTGACCCACTCGGTCTCAACTCTGAAGAATTGGGGTTAgtacaaaatgaaaaatatgttttgcaaAAACAGGCaagctttttaaaatgcagaaaaaGCTGGGATAGTTAGCAAaactgattgttttttttgttttactgatGAATGCAATGCAAAAATTCCAGGGTAAGCCATGTCTGCTTTACAACCTCGGATTTTATGTGTTTGTAAACATAACCTGTCAAGGCTGTCattatttaacatataaaataaaaaattatgtgaactatttatttttgtttgtgtaaaatattggtCAATTGTATAATTTTAGTTACTCGAAacctggcatgaggtgtatgaaacaaaacaaccgtgttataacgactatcattttTGGGCACAccaaaataaagcaaattatGTTCATTTAACATTGTAACTGCATACTTTTTTGTACCAAATACAAAGTATTAagatttcattatttattccATATAGTCACAAGACCCAAGCCTACATGCAACTTGCTGACTTGTTTGGAAAAGGAAGTCCCGACCCCACGGATCAAAACTTTGAACCTTCTTGGTTTTTATTAGAGAGGCATTGCAACACATCATTCAGTAAACTCAAGGTATTTGTTTACTTGTcatatttgacattttatttgttcatgtatttaataatttcatgTTTGCCATTATTATTTATCTAAAGGCTGTTTTTCTAGCCTAACTTTGTACGGTTCTAGGCCTATTTCATTTTGTTATGCACTAGGTAATGCactattattttttcagaagaattcttttttaaaaccactGCTGCcatttgtttagttttgtaaataattgcctaatttcatattttgttgtaGCATATAGTCAAATGCTATTTTGTCTTTtctattgattttatttgctCTTACAAAGTTAATGAGTGTCCTCCTTTACATTACATTATGGGACGCATATTATAACATGCAATTAATGAACGAGAAGTCGCAGTTAGCTGACACTGAATTTATTCTTACAGGAAGGTCATGCATACATGAAACGCAAAGCAAACAGAAACACCAACAACGCTCCACTCAATCATGTCAAAGATAGCTTGCCTGTGTTTTTTGAGGTGCATGAGACACTATCAGGTGAATTTCTATATAAGATGTATTTAACTCTAAAATTTATGTGTAATGTTGTATTTACTTAACTTTAATATCTGAATATAATTCAAATTTTCCAACACTCACAGTAATATGTTAATATCTGGCTACACCAGTTGTTCTTAACCTTTTTCTTGCCGCATCCCTTTTAAATCACCAACCAATTCTCGCACCCCCTTCTGGAAATGCTTGTATAGAGTAGACCTAACCTACCTTAATGATTTAGCATTAGCACCCAACACCCCTAAAAACAGTTCTCGCACCCCTGGTTAAGAAACCCTGGCCTACACTAACTTAAAT
Protein-coding sequences here:
- the LOC100182230 gene encoding WD repeat-containing protein 76; amino-acid sequence: MSEVRHSKRLLAKSNKVNVSPQKKQQTKVAKAPKTQTTTKRKNKSSDAKENIRKTPENIVDSSQTDDSSDIDSEDEDFYQKIQNQRRKLEQEKLKIIQDLNLHQAALDLQSSLKSNSGARRKTEKREAGVPVRKSRRLQNIKPEDKDKEGWSASTEVSEPKAQRVTDQEHKIDPVVKETTTKKNSDPEETNNNKESSKYTELIEIFKSELKLKFPDENLPVDSFTKKLESNTSSQCVVEKVVQSRIYAIDIYPSHSDIIMAAGGREGDVGIWNLDTSYKGDDKASIFSFFPHSSPVKCLRFAPDAPHKLYSCSYDGMFRCTDLTSETVSKAIHDDETYPPMYFDFIGKTSQSFILAKYGGDVMLCDTRESEDKFKTYGTGMRSLRGVSVHPVDSHYFAVSGNDKTLGSALIFDMRKLLRKASHPVVTLHGHKKAANSAIFSPITGNKVYNTSVIGESASKPCVSIHHNNHTGRWLAPFQPAWHPTRDDIFVMGSMHKPRQVEIFDSDLQLQCVLNDTEVMKSVCSLNRIHPSRDVVVGGNSSGRVFIFGQ
- the LOC100179893 gene encoding acid ceramidase-like; protein product: MQFITLLAVFAALCVFANAQVLPPYTEDCQHGMYANHARCAGMPPTFEVNLDQDPSVRWNGVVQHKKKELVAMIGQIKLLVGAISPKIITAVDQYLPELIQKLPEPYGAEIQGIAKASGLPDGEILLFNIFYEIFTVCTSIVAQDDAGKLYHARNLDFGLFMGWDVKNHTWLITEYLRPLVVNVNFTRGGKTAYKSVNFAGYIGLLTGIKPNAFTITLNERFNIDGGFVGMLEWIMGQRDGHWTSFLTRTVMDKASSYDEAMSMLTKEVILAPVYYIVGGVKSGEGAVVTRDRTKLDNVMAMNTTAGEWYVLETNYDNWTNPPFFDDRRADAKKCMDYSGKKGVGFPSIFDVLSTKPVLNQLTTYTALMQVNAGTLETYIRECPHPCYPW